The following are encoded together in the Candidatus Gracilibacteria bacterium genome:
- a CDS encoding GIY-YIG nuclease family protein codes for MYFTYILRCADDTLYTGITTDIERRVFEHNHTDKGAKYTKIRRPVKLVYQEQYDSRSEASKQEYAIKQMTKKEKLHMIETSLSD; via the coding sequence ATGTATTTCACCTACATTCTCCGTTGCGCCGACGATACGCTCTATACTGGAATCACGACCGATATCGAACGGCGTGTTTTCGAACACAACCATACAGACAAGTGAGCAAAATACACGAAGATACGACGTCCTGTGAAGCTCGTTTATCAGGAACAATATGATTCCAGAAGTGAAGCGTCGAAACAGGAATATGCTATCAAACAGATGACAAAAAAAGAGAAGCTTCATATGATAGAAACTTCTCTTTCAGACTAA
- a CDS encoding ATP-binding cassette domain-containing protein, with the protein MAKGDVIIRFDEVTFGYMAPKWLLDEVSFSVREGSKITLMGQNGAGKSTIFKMITGEYKVNEGRILVTAGKHIAIAKQVMPKEDKELSVQEYFRKYSRSDAHNIDRDIREVLDAVDFVPSVPVGSPLTKEQVFAQFLDRTISSFSGGQQARLLLAAALIQDPDILLLDEPTNNLDTAGIWHMTSFLQNYDKTVLVISHDAEFLNSFTDGILYLDVFTRKVEQFVGNYHDAVEQVERRIESQNRENARLEKEIQANKDQANVFAHKGGKLRAVAKKMVEKAEELEASKGDIRREDKTIRDFKIPNQEGVGGQIIQLTSVQIIKDHNPIEKEVNISLGKNRHLLLSGPNGIGKSTLLESIAKGTAKGAKIGDNVKIGYYRQDFSTLDFSQKVYDCLFEASDRKMLDKDLRSFASGFLITGELMATPIGALSEGQKGLVMFCKLALEKPGLLILDEPTNHINFRHLPVIAKALDEYEGTMILVSHIDEFVWQVRIDEYLELE; encoded by the coding sequence ATGGCTAAGTGAGATGTTATCATCCGATTCGATGAAGTGACGTTCTGATATATGGCTCCGAAATGGCTCCTCGATGAAGTCAGTTTCTCTGTGCGTGAAGGATCCAAGATCACACTCATGGGACAGAATGGTGCTGGAAAGTCTACGATTTTCAAGATGATTACTGGAGAATATAAAGTGAATGAAGGGCGTATCCTTGTCACGGCTGGCAAGCATATCGCTATCGCGAAACAAGTGATGCCAAAAGAAGACAAGGAACTCTCTGTTCAGGAATATTTCCGCAAATATTCGCGCAGTGATGCACACAATATCGACCGCGATATTCGCGAAGTACTCGATGCTGTGGATTTCGTTCCGAGTGTACCAGTAGGCTCTCCGTTGACCAAGGAACAGGTATTTGCACAATTCCTTGATAGAACTATTTCGAGTTTTTCTGGTGGACAACAAGCGCGTCTTCTTCTCGCTGCAGCACTCATCCAAGATCCGGATATTCTCCTCCTCGATGAGCCGACGAACAACCTCGATACTGCTGGCATCTGGCACATGACTTCATTTCTCCAGAACTACGACAAGACGGTTCTTGTCATTTCCCATGATGCGGAATTCTTGAACTCGTTCACGGACGGGATTCTCTACCTCGATGTCTTCACTCGAAAGGTAGAACAATTCGTAGGAAACTACCATGATGCGGTGGAGCAAGTTGAGCGTCGTATCGAGAGCCAGAATCGTGAAAATGCTCGTCTCGAGAAAGAAATCCAAGCCAACAAGGACCAGGCAAACGTCTTCGCCCACAAGGGAGGAAAACTCCGAGCGGTAGCGAAGAAAATGGTGGAGAAAGCAGAAGAACTCGAAGCATCGAAAGGTGATATCCGCCGTGAAGATAAGACGATTCGCGACTTCAAAATCCCGAACCAAGAAGGTGTCGGTGGTCAGATCATCCAGCTCACCAGTGTGCAGATTATCAAGGATCACAATCCTATCGAGAAAGAAGTGAACATCTCTCTCGGAAAGAATCGTCACCTCCTCCTCTCAGGACCGAATGGTATCGGGAAATCTACGCTCCTCGAATCTATCGCGAAGTGAACTGCAAAATGAGCAAAGATTGGTGACAATGTAAAAATCGGATACTATCGTCAGGATTTTTCAACACTCGACTTTTCTCAGAAAGTGTATGATTGTCTCTTCGAGGCATCAGATCGAAAAATGCTCGATAAAGACCTTCGTTCTTTCGCATCAGGATTCCTCATCACAGGAGAACTCATGGCAACTCCGATCGGAGCCCTCTCCGAAGGACAAAAAGGTCTCGTCATGTTCTGCAAGCTCGCGCTCGAAAAACCAGGACTCCTCATCCTCGACGAACCGACGAACCACATCAACTTCCGCCACCTTCCTGTGATTGCCAAGGCACTCGACGAATACGAAGGAACAATGATCCTCGTCTCGCATATCGATGAATTCGTATGGCAAGTACGCATCGACGAATACCTCGAACTCGAATAA
- a CDS encoding DUF5906 domain-containing protein, whose protein sequence is MTTFPEINNDFDYSESPLTRLQRSHDNASKETEDIIYLKSSGEYYNTKYKRYHNDAQVRRMLSIALNRGISQETLRGYHKDGLIKEYEDLCYHPRGKEGYYNLFNPRSLISPSHTPLLDEGIDILLSSIAGYNDKNKDWLHRAIFYKWANPEDVRVPAVIFYGVGGSGKSTFIEFLKSIFGKENVTGNLRQSELAGNFDMIQGDKLIYEFAEITSYNANTDRQMVTKLKNIVFAPTLTVNPKGRPQYQADNFGWYFVTSNSMRPLVFDSADSGNRRFVAMKSSRPLTSEESEKIYKAIENPEAVANYLAWLHQEYDDVLNYKEIYPLENEDKKLLVQNSESEIDEFITLLRMKYSGQRLGVSKFDEELKAFAFMNDYEPSSLKRLFKAQKPFFKSKGMTHGENVNYYDIK, encoded by the coding sequence ATGACTACATTTCCAGAAATAAATAATGATTTTGATTACTCTGAATCCCCACTTACTAGACTTCAAAGAAGTCATGACAATGCGAGTAAAGAAACGGAAGATATAATCTATCTCAAATCGAGCTGAGAGTATTACAACACTAAATACAAAAGATATCATAATGATGCTCAAGTACGCAGAATGTTGAGTATTGCTCTCAATAGATGAATCAGTCAAGAAACCCTCAGAGGATACCATAAAGATTGACTAATTAAGGAGTATGAAGATTTGTGTTATCATCCGAGAGGAAAAGAGGGTTATTACAACCTATTTAATCCTCGAAGCTTAATAAGCCCTTCTCATACACCCCTACTTGATGAATGAATAGATATACTTCTCTCAAGTATCGCAGGGTATAATGATAAAAATAAAGATTGGCTTCATAGGGCTATCTTCTATAAATGGGCGAATCCCGAAGATGTCCGAGTACCAGCAGTAATATTCTACTGAGTCGGCGGAAGTGGGAAAAGCACTTTCATAGAATTCCTTAAAAGCATCTTTTGAAAGGAAAATGTAACAGGAAACCTCCGACAGTCCGAGCTTGCAGGAAATTTTGATATGATTCAGTGAGATAAACTCATATACGAGTTCGCTGAAATCACCTCATACAATGCAAATACCGATAGACAAATGGTTACAAAACTAAAGAATATCGTATTTGCTCCTACACTGACGGTGAATCCGAAATGACGACCTCAGTATCAAGCAGATAATTTTGGGTGGTATTTCGTCACGAGTAACTCGATGCGACCACTTGTGTTCGATAGTGCAGATAGTGGTAATCGCCGATTTGTTGCCATGAAGAGCTCTCGACCTCTAACTTCTGAGGAATCAGAAAAGATATATAAGGCTATTGAGAATCCTGAGGCAGTGGCAAATTATCTTGCATGGTTGCATCAGGAATATGATGATGTTCTGAACTACAAAGAAATCTATCCTCTCGAAAATGAAGATAAAAAACTTCTTGTTCAGAATTCTGAGAGCGAAATAGATGAGTTTATCACTCTTCTTCGAATGAAATATTCAGGGCAAAGACTGTGAGTAAGTAAGTTTGATGAGGAATTAAAGGCATTTGCATTTATGAATGATTATGAGCCATCTTCTCTCAAGAGACTCTTCAAGGCACAAAAACCATTCTTTAAGTCCAAATGAATGACACATGGTGAGAACGTAAACTACTACGATATAAAGTAG
- a CDS encoding tyrosine-type recombinase/integrase, with protein sequence MNCVEPIRDLKKISQIKNLLRGEGNIRDLLLFELGINSALRVSDLLDIRVSDVFTSIDTPADFFDVKEEKTGKSNRITITPKVKETLRLYAETYPEVVKNPNYYIFFHKKRFPSGSEPIGRKTSWLLLSSLCESVGLKGNFGNHTLRKTWGYQARIQGIPLEIIQHKLNHSSLAVTQKYLGITADEIAEACNRLDL encoded by the coding sequence ATGAACTGCGTCGAACCGATTCGAGATTTGAAAAAAATATCCCAGATTAAAAATCTCCTCAGATGAGAGTGAAATATCCGAGATTTACTCCTATTTGAGCTTGGTATAAATAGTGCTCTGAGAGTGTCAGACTTGCTTGATATACGAGTTTCAGATGTTTTTACTAGTATTGATACTCCTGCTGATTTCTTCGACGTTAAAGAGGAAAAAACAGGGAAATCGAATAGAATTACTATTACCCCGAAAGTAAAAGAAACACTGAGGCTCTATGCAGAGACTTATCCTGAAGTTGTGAAAAATCCAAATTACTATATATTCTTCCATAAAAAACGCTTTCCGAGTGGAAGTGAGCCAATAGGGAGAAAGACGAGTTGGCTTCTTTTATCTAGTCTTTGTGAGAGTGTCGGACTCAAATGAAACTTCTGAAATCATACACTTAGAAAAACATGGGGTTACCAAGCGAGAATCCAAGGTATACCACTTGAGATTATACAACATAAGCTCAATCACTCTTCGCTTGCAGTGACCCAGAAATATCTAGGAATCACAGCGGATGAGATAGCAGAGGCATGCAATAGGCTGGATTTATAA
- a CDS encoding DUF4209 domain-containing protein yields the protein MTNLEKELSKLETELRKMETANEFLKASFYINKTIIPFLIKNNSNAKHKTKLQFYKSKLREVSKKSISEMQSVEFETPVDGKRIDEYLKFYTSSKDLNTLMYRLGSMVPKNEQVLETSKKTMPLTYLFASRQSIDDDGNVNSGENDEWYYNMYRVHQQLSDTFLEMIFLEVIANRILTEEGLIKFISSKPLFLKYSELLKFAHGIHTYFTGDYVATLHILIPLFEKVILNVSAQVGIDTIALLRGKEGIGDKTVGKDFLNSPEFQEKWGVNLGKQISFILYDNKGYNLRHSLAHGEIDYSECNFQSGTLIIWLYIAIATRLKVQIKENE from the coding sequence ATGACAAATCTTGAAAAAGAACTTTCAAAGCTTGAAACTGAGTTAAGAAAAATGGAAACTGCTAATGAGTTTCTAAAAGCCTCTTTTTATATCAATAAGACTATAATTCCTTTTCTTATAAAGAATAATTCAAATGCAAAACATAAAACAAAATTGCAGTTTTACAAATCTAAACTCCGTGAAGTTAGCAAAAAATCCATTAGTGAGATGCAATCGGTCGAATTTGAAACGCCTGTGGATTGAAAAAGAATAGATGAATATTTGAAATTTTATACTTCATCTAAAGACCTAAATACACTCATGTATCGACTGGGTAGTATGGTACCAAAAAATGAACAAGTATTAGAGACTTCAAAAAAAACAATGCCTCTTACATATTTGTTTGCCAGTAGACAATCAATTGATGATGACTGAAATGTTAACTCGTGAGAAAATGATGAATGGTATTATAATATGTATCGTGTACACCAACAATTGTCAGATACTTTTCTAGAAATGATATTCTTAGAGGTTATAGCAAATAGAATACTCACGGAAGAATGATTAATAAAGTTTATATCTTCAAAGCCTTTATTTCTGAAATATAGTGAATTGTTGAAGTTTGCACATTGAATACATACTTATTTTACAGGGGATTACGTAGCAACTTTGCATATTCTTATTCCGCTTTTTGAGAAAGTTATCTTGAATGTATCAGCTCAAGTCGGTATAGATACTATTGCATTATTGAGATGAAAAGAATGAATTTGAGATAAAACTGTTTGAAAGGATTTTTTGAACTCACCCGAATTTCAGGAAAAATGGTGAGTTAATTTAGGAAAACAGATATCTTTTATTCTCTATGATAATAAGGGATATAATCTTCGGCATAGTTTAGCTCACTGAGAAATAGACTATTCAGAATGTAACTTTCAATCTTGAACATTAATCATATGGCTATATATAGCTATAGCCACAAGACTAAAAGTTCAAATAAAAGAAAATGAATAA
- a CDS encoding site-specific integrase, whose amino-acid sequence MLKVNHYMPIPEEVVSSFYLEEYLSQLRIEGLTHNTIGYYIGMLHLFIRHSSFSSYLDFGNFVKLKMAYYNLSGKNMGNNTIYKHYKCIKKYSDFLKESELIDKVHINQIPKIKTTNPLPKAMTEEDILKMREYILRPGVHQTKFIQMRNYILVETFLHTGLRRAEIINLKRNGVYETHIIVEQGKGQKDRIIYIPQKFSRQLQEYIEIQDKNSIYVFCDLQGRQLGVSAISCLFRRIKEALKINLSPHLLRHTYASICVKRGINLYTLQQQMGHTSLKTTSIYLYLNSKETFEEMQKLRI is encoded by the coding sequence ATGCTCAAAGTCAATCATTACATGCCAATTCCTGAAGAGGTAGTATCGTCTTTCTATTTGGAAGAATACCTCTCACAACTCCGTATCGAGGGACTGACCCACAATACAATCTGATATTATATCGGAATGCTTCATCTCTTCATCAGGCACTCGAGTTTCTCATCATATCTCGATTTCGGGAACTTCGTGAAACTCAAGATGGCATACTACAATCTATCAGGAAAGAACATGGGAAACAATACAATTTATAAACACTATAAATGCATCAAGAAGTATTCTGATTTCCTCAAAGAAAGTGAGCTCATAGACAAAGTACATATAAACCAGATACCAAAAATCAAGACAACTAATCCCCTACCAAAAGCCATGACCGAAGAGGATATATTGAAGATGCGTGAATACATACTGAGACCATGAGTCCACCAAACGAAGTTTATACAGATGAGAAACTATATCCTTGTGGAAACTTTTCTCCACACAGGACTGAGACGTGCGGAAATAATCAATCTCAAAAGAAATTGAGTATATGAAACACATATCATCGTGGAACAGTGAAAAGGGCAAAAAGATAGGATAATATATATTCCTCAGAAATTCAGCAGACAGCTTCAGGAATATATAGAAATACAAGATAAGAATAGCATATATGTATTCTGTGACCTCCAGTGAAGACAACTCTGAGTAAGTGCTATATCCTGCTTATTTCGACGAATAAAAGAAGCTCTTAAAATAAATCTATCTCCTCATCTACTCCGCCATACATACGCCTCTATCTGCGTAAAAAGAGGCATTAATCTCTATACTCTCCAGCAACAAATGGGGCATACGAGCCTCAAGACTACTTCTATATATCTCTATCTGAATAGCAAAGAAACCTTTGAGGAAATGCAGAAACTTAGAATATAA
- a CDS encoding sigma-70 family RNA polymerase sigma factor yields MNDSNLVQRIIENPDVFAEVIDAYEEKLMRYILRMTDIDEMDAENLLQDIFIKVYRYIHEYDVRYSFSSWIYRIAHNMIIDNFRKNQKFAGNISLQDEEYQNIIDSLTDGNSPRYDLQKKEKRTCVQKAIALLRREYQEIILLKCIEGYSYEEISDILKVPIGTASTLVNRARKQLRENLEKLACNQ; encoded by the coding sequence ATGAATGATTCGAATCTGGTCCAGAGAATTATAGAAAATCCTGATGTTTTTGCTGAGGTGATTGATGCTTATGAAGAAAAACTCATGAGATATATTTTGCGTATGACCGATATAGATGAGATGGATGCGGAGAATCTTCTGCAGGATATTTTTATCAAAGTATATCGATATATTCATGAATATGATGTTCGGTATAGTTTCTCGAGTTGGATATATCGCATCGCGCACAATATGATCATCGATAACTTTCGCAAGAATCAGAAATTCGCAGGAAATATATCACTCCAAGATGAAGAATATCAGAATATTATCGATTCTCTGACGGATGGGAATTCACCACGATATGATCTCCAGAAAAAGGAAAAAAGAACCTGTGTCCAAAAAGCAATTGCTCTTTTGCGTCGAGAATATCAAGAAATTATCCTCCTCAAATGTATAGAAGGATATTCGTATGAAGAGATTTCTGATATATTGAAAGTCCCTATCTGAACTGCAAGTACGCTCGTCAATCGAGCACGAAAACAACTCCGAGAAAATCTCGAGAAACTCGCTTGTAATCAGTAA
- a CDS encoding DUF2202 domain-containing protein: MQTRTKIYVATATIILIGATAGLTYAMVGTGNGFTNQFFGRNSQTFSRNHTAGFLFQSGNTMMGMGNGQGRGMGNSQNSNHNPGALVQNVASSPLSDQEKADLAYQYSEEMVARDAYNYFFSLYHVQTFQNIAQSEQQHMDAVKVLLDRYSLPTPTNYGELDSTFLTLKAEGEKGLKEALEVGLKIEMLDVKDIVDTIKTTDNDDLRIVFSNIGGASYNHMRGFLQALQVNGMSTTIDYSSYLTESDINTRGSLKMKLVNKLQAEGVVLPNQVNTLNMRGGNY, encoded by the coding sequence ATGCAAACACGTACAAAAATATATGTGGCAACCGCTACAATCATTCTTATCGGAGCAACTGCTGGATTGACTTATGCCATGGTTGGAACAGGGAATGGATTTACGAACCAATTCTTCTGAAGAAATAGTCAAACATTTTCTCGAAATCATACCGCATGATTCTTATTCCAATCAGGAAATACGATGATGTGAATGTGAAATGGGCAAGGAAGATGAATGGGAAATTCCCAAAACTCCAATCATAATCCATGAGCTCTCGTACAAAATGTGGCTTCCAGTCCACTTTCTGATCAGGAGAAAGCTGACCTTGCTTATCAATACAGTGAAGAAATGGTGGCACGAGATGCGTACAATTATTTCTTCTCACTCTATCATGTTCAGACTTTCCAGAATATAGCACAATCAGAGCAACAACATATGGATGCAGTGAAGGTCTTGCTCGACCGTTATTCTCTGCCAACACCGACCAATTATGGAGAATTGGATTCTACATTTCTCACACTGAAAGCAGAATGAGAAAAATGACTCAAGGAAGCCCTAGAAGTCGGACTCAAGATAGAAATGCTCGATGTGAAAGATATTGTCGATACAATCAAAACGACGGATAATGATGATTTGAGAATCGTATTCTCGAATATTGGCGGCGCGTCATACAATCATATGCGTGGATTTCTCCAGGCACTCCAAGTGAATGGTATGAGCACAACAATCGACTACAGTTCGTATCTCACAGAATCTGATATCAATACTCGTGGAAGTCTAAAGATGAAACTCGTGAACAAACTTCAAGCCGAATGAGTCGTTCTTCCAAATCAGGTGAATACTCTGAATATGCGCTGAGGGAATTATTAG
- a CDS encoding GNAT family protein, protein MAFYLREIELPDLEQYLFLNNPDRKFHTLNGPYFKQRTHEELEHYIRLLEKRLRNKEKNVLENKKLIVNDNNELIGEVNWYWKSQETLWMEVGIVIFNESYWGKGIGYIALTKWIHEIFRKNPNLVRIGLSTWSGNIGMIKLSEKLGLEKEAVYKKARIVDGKYYDSISYGILREDWERIHGKI, encoded by the coding sequence ATGGCATTTTACTTAAGAGAAATCGAGTTACCTGATTTGGAACAATACCTATTCTTAAATAACCCCGATAGAAAATTCCATACGCTTAATTGACCTTATTTTAAACAAAGAACACATGAAGAATTGGAACATTATATCCGACTATTAGAAAAAAGATTGCGAAACAAAGAGAAAAATGTGTTGGAAAATAAGAAATTAATTGTTAATGATAATAATGAGCTCATTTGAGAAGTGAATTGGTATTGGAAATCACAAGAGACTTTGTGGATGGAGGTTTGAATTGTGATTTTTAATGAAAGTTACTGGTGAAAGTGAATATGATATATAGCATTAACGAAATGGATTCATGAAATCTTCAGGAAAAATCCAAATTTGGTAAGAATCTGACTCAGTACTTGGTCGGGAAATATAGGAATGATAAAACTGTCAGAAAAGTTATGACTCGAAAAAGAAGCAGTATATAAAAAAGCAAGGATAGTTGATGGAAAATACTATGACTCAATAAGTTACTGAATATTACGAGAAGATTGGGAAAGAATTCATTGAAAAATATAG